One genomic region from Anabaena sp. PCC 7108 encodes:
- the accB gene encoding acetyl-CoA carboxylase biotin carboxyl carrier protein, with the protein MPLDFNEIRQLLATISQTDIAEVTLKSDDFELTVRKAVGNHVLSASQATLGGVVGSGLTSVTTGNQIAPTSLPEAATSRDNSVAGAQSPLSVNTPSARLVEVQSPMVGTFYRAPAPTEEPFVEVGDRVRSGQTVCIIEAMKLMNEIEAEVSGQVMEILVQNGESVEYGQPLMRINPD; encoded by the coding sequence GTGCCATTAGACTTTAATGAAATCCGCCAACTGCTGGCAACTATTTCACAAACGGATATTGCAGAAGTAACGCTTAAAAGCGATGACTTTGAGTTAACAGTGCGTAAAGCTGTCGGTAATCATGTACTATCAGCAAGTCAAGCTACCCTAGGTGGTGTGGTTGGTTCAGGATTGACATCGGTAACGACAGGAAATCAGATAGCACCCACATCGTTACCAGAAGCAGCAACAAGCCGTGATAATTCTGTAGCTGGGGCGCAATCACCGTTATCAGTGAATACGCCCTCAGCTAGATTGGTAGAGGTACAGTCTCCAATGGTGGGAACGTTTTACCGCGCACCAGCACCAACTGAAGAACCATTTGTGGAAGTAGGCGATCGCGTCCGCAGTGGTCAAACAGTCTGTATAATCGAAGCCATGAAGCTAATGAACGAAATTGAAGCAGAAGTTTCTGGACAGGTGATGGAAATTTTGGTGCAGAATGGCGAATCTGTAGAATATGGTCAACCTTTGATGCGAATTAACCCTGATTAA
- the nifT gene encoding putative nitrogen fixation protein NifT, translating to MKVMLRMNDAGTLVAYVAKKDLEEEVVKQTDSDAGKVLTLANGWELEFSELPATESLPLTVEAKRLA from the coding sequence ATGAAAGTAATGCTAAGAATGAATGATGCTGGTACTTTAGTTGCTTACGTTGCTAAAAAAGACCTTGAGGAAGAAGTTGTCAAACAAACAGATAGTGATGCAGGTAAGGTTCTCACTTTAGCTAATGGTTGGGAATTAGAATTTAGTGAGTTACCAGCTACGGAAAGTTTACCTTTAACTGTAGAAGCTAAACGCCTCGCTTAG
- a CDS encoding nitrogen fixation protein NifZ, producing MQRDELELDLPPAFEIGQKVRIRKLIKNDGTFPGQDIGAVLAQKGDVGYVASIGTFLQNTYIYAVHFLDTGFVIGCKKKELEIVEENNESNAKNE from the coding sequence ATGCAGCGCGATGAATTAGAACTGGACTTACCTCCCGCTTTTGAAATTGGTCAAAAAGTCCGAATTCGTAAATTGATCAAAAATGATGGGACGTTTCCTGGCCAAGATATTGGTGCAGTTTTGGCTCAAAAAGGAGACGTTGGTTATGTGGCAAGTATAGGCACATTTTTACAAAATACCTATATATATGCTGTGCATTTCTTAGATACAGGGTTCGTCATCGGTTGTAAAAAGAAAGAACTAGAAATTGTTGAGGAAAATAATGAAAGTAATGCTAAGAATGAATGA
- a CDS encoding UPF0175 family protein has translation MAATEIKFTLTLPEVPEIHRLEAEKKAKEAYIMTLLRHGDISAGRAAELLEIERWQLSDLMDIYQISPFPSQTKEELQEEVTQTLEILSQYKK, from the coding sequence ATGGCTGCAACAGAAATCAAATTTACCCTCACCTTACCCGAAGTCCCAGAAATTCATCGTTTAGAAGCAGAAAAAAAAGCAAAAGAAGCATACATCATGACATTATTACGTCATGGAGATATTAGTGCTGGACGTGCAGCAGAATTATTAGAGATTGAACGGTGGCAACTTTCTGACTTAATGGATATTTATCAAATATCTCCCTTCCCCAGCCAAACCAAGGAAGAACTACAGGAAGAAGTTACTCAAACACTAGAAATTTTAAGCCAGTATAAAAAGTGA
- a CDS encoding metalloregulator ArsR/SmtB family transcription factor — MKQTLPVPPEVVQQVAEYFSLLSEPMRLRLLHLLRDEEKCVQELVEATQTSQANVSKHLKVMWQAGILSRRSEGTCAYYRVEDEMIFDLCNRVCYRLATRLEQQARSFRVLNNS, encoded by the coding sequence ATGAAACAAACGTTGCCTGTACCACCAGAAGTAGTGCAACAAGTCGCTGAATACTTCAGCCTATTAAGTGAGCCGATGCGTCTGCGGCTGTTACACTTGCTAAGGGATGAAGAAAAATGTGTGCAAGAGTTGGTAGAGGCAACACAAACGTCTCAGGCAAATGTGTCCAAGCATCTCAAAGTCATGTGGCAAGCAGGAATCCTTAGCCGCCGCAGTGAAGGAACTTGCGCCTACTACCGGGTGGAAGACGAAATGATTTTTGATTTGTGTAATCGTGTTTGCTATCGCTTGGCCACCCGGCTAGAACAGCAAGCCCGTAGCTTTAGGGTGTTAAATAATTCTTAG
- a CDS encoding DUF3368 domain-containing protein yields MIIVSDTTPLSELAKVGQLNLLRDIFGKVIIPQEVYNEVTTGTHPAVNLVKSADWIEIIAVKNLEKLSNLKKATNLGAGECAAMILAEELASDQLLMDDLDARRVALSRNLKIIGTIGILLVAKQQGLIPAIKDVLDSLIAEGKHISSRLYQEALLAAQESS; encoded by the coding sequence GTGATTATTGTCTCCGATACAACTCCTTTAAGTGAATTAGCAAAAGTTGGACAACTCAATTTACTGCGGGATATTTTTGGTAAAGTAATTATTCCGCAAGAAGTTTATAATGAAGTAACAACAGGAACTCATCCAGCAGTTAATTTAGTCAAATCAGCAGATTGGATAGAGATAATAGCAGTTAAGAATTTAGAAAAACTATCTAATCTCAAAAAGGCAACAAATCTAGGTGCAGGTGAATGTGCTGCAATGATTCTTGCTGAAGAGTTAGCATCTGATCAATTATTAATGGATGATTTGGATGCTAGACGAGTTGCTTTATCTCGAAACTTAAAAATTATTGGCACAATTGGTATTTTATTAGTAGCAAAACAACAAGGTTTAATCCCTGCAATCAAAGATGTTTTAGATAGTTTAATTGCCGAAGGTAAACACATTAGTTCACGACTCTATCAAGAAGCTTTATTAGCTGCACAAGAGTCATCTTAA
- a CDS encoding co-chaperone YbbN — MTYDQRQAFLKKSHVGKLFKVAHLFPASDGKPTILSISEKTFTKNVLESPIPVLVIFTAPWCGLCRIIHPLLLQFQVQCSDRIKLVEVNADQYFKLSNTYRIKSLPTLLLIENGIVTQRLEEFRSREDLRLKLESIQISYNNSYSEKIDNLKFTG; from the coding sequence ATGACCTATGATCAAAGACAAGCTTTTTTGAAAAAATCTCATGTAGGAAAGTTATTTAAAGTTGCACATTTATTTCCAGCATCTGACGGAAAACCAACTATATTATCTATCAGTGAAAAAACCTTTACCAAAAATGTTTTAGAATCTCCTATCCCTGTATTGGTAATTTTTACAGCCCCTTGGTGTGGACTATGTAGAATTATTCATCCTTTGTTGCTACAATTTCAAGTTCAATGCAGTGATAGAATAAAATTAGTTGAGGTTAATGCCGATCAATATTTTAAACTATCTAATACTTATAGGATTAAGTCCCTACCAACTTTATTGCTGATTGAAAATGGTATTGTCACGCAGCGATTAGAAGAGTTTCGTTCACGAGAAGATTTACGTCTGAAATTAGAAAGTATTCAAATCAGCTATAACAATAGTTACTCTGAAAAAATTGATAATCTAAAATTTACAGGTTAA
- a CDS encoding (2Fe-2S) ferredoxin domain-containing protein gives MGEKYQSLSELNLEGQFLGFVGDKPGKYKYLSLAIPSGKVKVKLPKDLRCSPVSSLVPGEQIRVGAISKLNPRTSKVKLKAYQVEAVGLCFIENRQPQTKAKIMVCQKSGCMKRGGKGLLSDLEKTLCDRGLSDKVTIEHTDCQKRCSSAPNCVLMLGKKQYKKIHPEAIASLLENHLS, from the coding sequence ATGGGTGAAAAGTATCAGTCGTTATCAGAATTGAATCTTGAAGGACAGTTTTTAGGTTTTGTTGGTGATAAACCAGGAAAATATAAATATTTAAGTTTAGCAATTCCTTCTGGGAAAGTGAAAGTTAAACTACCTAAAGATTTGCGCTGTTCTCCAGTTTCTTCTTTAGTACCTGGTGAACAAATTCGCGTTGGTGCTATCAGTAAATTGAACCCACGTACAAGTAAGGTTAAACTCAAAGCTTATCAAGTAGAAGCAGTTGGTTTGTGTTTCATTGAAAATCGCCAACCTCAAACCAAAGCCAAGATTATGGTTTGTCAAAAATCTGGTTGTATGAAACGGGGTGGAAAGGGGTTATTATCAGACTTAGAGAAAACTTTGTGCGATCGCGGTTTATCTGATAAAGTGACAATTGAACATACCGATTGTCAAAAACGTTGTAGCAGCGCACCCAATTGTGTTTTGATGCTGGGTAAAAAGCAATACAAGAAAATTCATCCAGAAGCTATAGCCTCTTTGTTGGAGAATCATTTGAGTTAA
- a CDS encoding peptidylprolyl isomerase — MFNLFKSCLKNSLKAILLVTIFLGIITAGWTPFSHAALPSGNAITDGKALLRYALPIDNKPVRKLQVSLEDISNQLRANKRWGAVSRDLSQASRILDQPSQILASVPEERQPQAQAWLTDLKSGVVELQEVVKTKNKAETLEGRSKLLNLVSLLEESMVKEFPFEVPAEYSNLPQLKGRATIAIKTNKGDLTVVVDGYSAPVTAGNFVDLVQRGFYNGLEFTRSEESYVLQTGDPAGKEFGFIDPKTGKYRAVPLEILAEGDKQPTYGITLEDAGRYLDMPVLPFSSFGALAMARPESDANGGSSQVFFFLFEPELTPAGRNLLDGRYTVFGYLTAGREILDKLNADDKIESATVIQGIENLVQPQTT; from the coding sequence ATGTTTAACTTATTTAAGTCCTGCCTAAAGAACAGCCTCAAGGCAATACTGCTGGTAACTATATTTTTAGGCATAATTACAGCTGGGTGGACTCCCTTCAGTCACGCAGCCCTGCCATCTGGAAATGCGATTACCGACGGCAAAGCTTTGTTACGTTATGCACTTCCCATCGATAACAAACCAGTTCGTAAACTGCAAGTCAGTTTAGAGGATATTTCTAACCAACTGCGGGCTAATAAGCGATGGGGTGCGGTTTCTAGAGACCTCAGCCAAGCATCGCGGATTCTCGATCAACCCTCCCAAATCTTAGCAAGCGTTCCAGAAGAACGCCAACCCCAAGCCCAAGCTTGGCTGACTGATTTGAAATCTGGGGTAGTAGAACTGCAAGAAGTAGTCAAAACCAAAAATAAAGCCGAAACTCTGGAAGGTAGAAGTAAATTACTGAATCTCGTCAGCTTGTTAGAAGAGTCAATGGTGAAGGAATTCCCTTTTGAAGTTCCTGCTGAGTACAGTAATTTGCCTCAACTCAAAGGTCGTGCCACTATTGCCATCAAAACTAATAAAGGCGACCTTACCGTAGTTGTAGACGGCTATAGCGCCCCTGTTACTGCTGGTAACTTTGTCGATTTAGTCCAACGGGGTTTCTATAATGGTTTAGAATTCACCCGTTCTGAAGAATCTTATGTACTCCAAACCGGAGATCCTGCTGGAAAAGAATTCGGTTTTATTGATCCCAAAACAGGTAAATACCGTGCTGTTCCTTTAGAAATTTTAGCAGAAGGCGATAAACAGCCCACCTACGGCATTACTCTCGAAGATGCTGGACGTTATCTGGATATGCCAGTTTTGCCTTTTTCTTCCTTTGGTGCTTTAGCAATGGCGCGTCCTGAAAGTGACGCAAATGGCGGGTCTTCCCAAGTTTTCTTTTTCTTGTTTGAACCAGAACTTACCCCCGCAGGACGCAATCTTTTAGATGGTCGTTATACTGTGTTTGGCTATCTGACAGCAGGTAGAGAAATTTTAGATAAACTGAACGCAGATGACAAAATTGAATCTGCAACCGTTATTCAGGGCATAGAAAATTTAGTTCAGCCACAGACAACTTAA
- a CDS encoding GerMN domain-containing protein, which translates to MNDQQRTNRNISSGVIAAVSAAVVAVSGGVAWLTSQTPDTSTPANPSQTIKKPSTTQPGNEQTASIYWLRPTEKSLELVPQPVKIATVQPNQALEAAFKTLLAGPTEGTDSTTIPEGTQLLGLKADKNEVHVNLSADFTSGGGSTSMMGRVGQVVYTATTLNPKAKVYIEVNGKPLEVLGGEGVELEQPLTRESFNKNYPL; encoded by the coding sequence ATGAATGATCAACAAAGAACTAATCGTAATATTTCTTCAGGTGTAATAGCAGCTGTTTCAGCTGCGGTTGTAGCCGTAAGTGGTGGAGTAGCTTGGTTAACTTCCCAAACTCCCGATACTTCCACACCAGCAAACCCCTCTCAAACTATCAAAAAGCCATCAACAACCCAGCCAGGTAATGAACAAACTGCTAGTATATATTGGCTTAGACCAACGGAAAAAAGTCTTGAGTTAGTTCCTCAGCCAGTAAAAATTGCGACTGTACAACCTAACCAAGCTTTAGAAGCCGCTTTTAAAACTTTGTTAGCAGGGCCAACGGAGGGTACAGATTCCACAACCATTCCTGAAGGTACTCAGCTACTGGGACTAAAAGCAGACAAGAATGAAGTCCACGTCAATTTATCCGCAGATTTTACCAGTGGAGGTGGTAGCACTTCCATGATGGGTCGTGTTGGTCAGGTTGTCTATACCGCTACAACTCTCAATCCTAAAGCTAAGGTTTATATTGAAGTAAATGGTAAGCCTTTGGAAGTTTTAGGTGGTGAAGGTGTGGAACTAGAACAGCCTTTAACTCGTGAAAGCTTTAACAAAAATTATCCGCTTTAG
- a CDS encoding DUF2281 domain-containing protein, producing the protein MTQAVEKPKSILEIIESLTPQQQEEVLNFIEFLQFKSQKHDIDIKSQPPQKSPEELGWPPGFFEETAGCLADDPIQRYPQGEYEEREQLE; encoded by the coding sequence ATGACTCAAGCAGTAGAAAAGCCTAAATCTATCTTAGAAATTATCGAAAGTTTAACGCCTCAACAACAGGAAGAAGTATTAAATTTTATTGAGTTTTTACAGTTTAAATCACAAAAACATGATATCGACATAAAAAGTCAACCTCCACAGAAATCCCCAGAGGAATTAGGCTGGCCTCCTGGTTTTTTTGAAGAAACTGCTGGTTGTTTAGCTGATGATCCTATTCAAAGATATCCTCAAGGTGAATATGAAGAACGGGAGCAGTTAGAGTGA
- the efp gene encoding elongation factor P: MISSNDFRPGVSIVLDGSVWRVIDFLHVKPGKGSAFVRTTLKNVQTGKVLDKTFRAGETVPQATLEKITMQHTYKEGEELVFMDMETYEEGRLTVAEIGDRVKYLKEGMEVNVIRWGEQVLEVELPNSVVLEIVQTDPGVKGDTATGGTKPAIVETGATVMVPLFVTQGERIKIDTREDKYLGRE; this comes from the coding sequence ATGATCTCCAGTAACGACTTTCGACCCGGTGTCTCTATTGTTTTAGACGGGTCTGTATGGCGAGTGATAGATTTCCTTCACGTTAAGCCGGGTAAAGGTTCTGCCTTTGTACGGACAACGTTAAAAAATGTCCAGACTGGGAAAGTGTTGGACAAAACCTTCCGTGCGGGGGAAACAGTGCCGCAAGCTACTCTAGAAAAAATCACGATGCAGCATACCTATAAAGAGGGCGAAGAGTTGGTCTTTATGGATATGGAAACCTATGAAGAAGGTAGATTAACTGTAGCGGAAATTGGCGATCGCGTGAAATACCTAAAAGAAGGTATGGAAGTCAACGTCATTCGTTGGGGCGAACAGGTGCTAGAAGTGGAACTACCTAATTCTGTAGTTCTGGAAATTGTGCAAACAGATCCTGGGGTTAAAGGTGATACTGCTACAGGTGGCACTAAACCCGCAATTGTCGAAACTGGTGCAACTGTGATGGTTCCCTTGTTTGTTACCCAAGGTGAACGTATCAAAATTGATACTAGAGAAGACAAGTATTTAGGCAGGGAATAA
- a CDS encoding proline--tRNA ligase produces the protein MRLSQMLFVTLRDDPADAEIPSHKLLLRAGYIRRIGSGIYAYLPLMWRVLQKVSQIVREEMNATGAQECLLPQLQPAELWQESGRWDTYTKAEGIMFSLVDRREQQLGLGPTHEEVITTVARDMIRSYRQLPLHLYQLQTKFRDEIRPRFGLMRGREFIMKDGYSFHADEESLKKTYQDMYKAYSNMLRRSGLAFRAVEADSGAIGGSGSTEFMVLADAGEDEVLYTEDGKYAANVEKAVSLPADSETSPFTSYEKRETPGTDTIEKLCNFLKCSPTQIVKNVLYQTVYDNGLTVLVLVNIRGDQEVNEVKLQNELTKLASQFGAKAIIAFSIPTSETIATWAAKSLPLGYIAPDIADDYIAGSKQVNSQFVRLVDKTAVELKNFVTGANEAGFHVVGANWNEQFKLPALTVDIRKSKAGDHALHDPTQTLQTARGIEAGHIFQLGTKYSEAMGATYTNEQGEEKPLVMGCYGVGVSRLAQSAVEQSYDKDGIIWPVAIAPYHAIITIPNIKDAQQIAVAEKLYTELNSSGVETLLDDRDERAGVKFKDADLIGIPFRIVTGRAITNGKVEVVKRATRESQEIPIEEVVNTLQQWIKEAIEG, from the coding sequence ATGCGATTATCACAAATGTTATTTGTTACACTGAGGGATGATCCGGCTGATGCGGAAATCCCTAGCCATAAATTGTTACTTCGTGCCGGTTATATCCGTCGCATCGGTAGCGGCATTTACGCTTATCTTCCCTTAATGTGGCGGGTTTTGCAAAAAGTTTCCCAAATTGTGCGGGAAGAAATGAACGCTACCGGCGCACAAGAATGTTTATTACCTCAATTACAACCTGCTGAATTATGGCAGGAATCGGGACGTTGGGACACCTATACTAAAGCTGAGGGAATTATGTTTTCTCTCGTTGATAGAAGAGAACAACAATTAGGACTTGGACCAACTCATGAAGAAGTAATTACAACTGTTGCCCGTGATATGATTCGTTCATATCGTCAATTACCTCTACATTTATATCAACTGCAAACTAAATTTCGTGATGAAATTCGTCCTCGTTTTGGTTTAATGCGCGGCAGAGAATTTATCATGAAAGATGGTTATTCTTTCCATGCTGATGAAGAAAGTTTGAAAAAAACTTACCAGGATATGTACAAAGCATACAGTAATATGTTGCGGCGTTCTGGTTTAGCTTTTCGGGCTGTGGAAGCTGATTCTGGTGCTATTGGTGGTTCTGGTTCTACAGAATTTATGGTGTTAGCAGATGCGGGAGAAGATGAAGTTCTTTACACTGAAGATGGTAAATATGCAGCGAATGTAGAAAAGGCGGTTTCTTTACCTGCTGATTCTGAAACTTCCCCTTTTACAAGTTACGAAAAACGGGAAACTCCGGGAACTGATACAATTGAAAAACTTTGTAATTTCTTGAAGTGTTCTCCTACTCAAATTGTCAAAAACGTTTTATATCAAACTGTATATGATAACGGTTTAACGGTTTTGGTGTTGGTAAATATTCGAGGAGATCAGGAAGTTAACGAAGTCAAATTACAAAATGAATTGACTAAATTAGCTTCTCAATTTGGTGCAAAAGCTATTATTGCTTTTAGTATACCTACTAGTGAAACAATCGCCACTTGGGCAGCAAAATCTTTACCTTTAGGTTATATTGCACCAGATATTGCTGATGATTATATCGCTGGAAGTAAACAGGTAAATTCCCAGTTTGTGCGGTTGGTGGATAAAACCGCTGTGGAGTTAAAGAATTTTGTCACTGGTGCAAATGAAGCTGGTTTTCATGTCGTTGGTGCAAATTGGAATGAGCAATTTAAATTACCAGCATTAACCGTAGATATTCGTAAATCAAAAGCAGGCGATCACGCTCTCCATGATCCAACTCAAACCCTACAAACAGCTAGAGGGATCGAAGCCGGTCACATCTTCCAATTGGGGACAAAATACTCTGAAGCGATGGGTGCAACTTATACCAATGAACAAGGGGAAGAAAAACCTTTAGTTATGGGTTGCTACGGTGTCGGTGTGTCTCGGTTAGCACAATCAGCGGTTGAACAATCCTATGATAAGGATGGCATAATTTGGCCAGTTGCGATCGCACCATATCACGCCATTATCACAATTCCTAACATTAAAGATGCCCAACAAATCGCAGTTGCGGAAAAACTTTACACCGAACTCAACTCTTCAGGTGTAGAAACATTACTTGATGACAGAGATGAACGAGCAGGTGTTAAATTCAAAGATGCAGATTTAATCGGAATTCCCTTTAGAATAGTGACAGGGAGAGCGATTACTAACGGTAAAGTGGAAGTAGTAAAACGCGCAACTCGTGAATCTCAAGAAATCCCGATTGAGGAAGTTGTCAATACATTGCAACAGTGGATTAAAGAAGCGATAGAAGGGTAA
- a CDS encoding type II toxin-antitoxin system VapC family toxin produces the protein MIYLLDTNACIVYLNRPLSNVRKRLATIPPNDVAVCSIVKAELFYGAMRSHNPSKTLAGQERFLKLFVSLPFDDAAASIFGRIRAELAASGTPIGPYDLQIAAIAMANNLILVTHNVKEFSRVNGLQFEDWEV, from the coding sequence GTGATTTACTTATTAGATACTAATGCCTGTATTGTTTATCTAAATCGTCCTCTGTCTAATGTAAGGAAACGATTAGCAACAATACCACCTAATGATGTTGCTGTTTGTTCAATTGTGAAAGCAGAACTATTTTATGGTGCAATGCGTAGTCATAATCCATCTAAAACTTTAGCTGGACAGGAAAGATTTCTCAAGCTTTTTGTGTCTTTACCCTTTGATGATGCTGCTGCTAGTATTTTTGGGCGCATTAGGGCGGAATTAGCTGCTAGTGGTACGCCAATTGGTCCCTATGATTTACAAATTGCGGCTATTGCTATGGCAAATAATTTGATATTGGTGACCCATAATGTCAAGGAATTTAGCCGGGTAAATGGTTTACAGTTTGAAGATTGGGAAGTTTAA
- a CDS encoding Uma2 family endonuclease encodes MTVVTAKRFTVAEYHRLAELGFFREDERVELIKGEIIQMAAKGTPHSVCETLLFRELVQLLLNRAMVRGQQPIIIPDYSEPEPDLAIVRNINDNYLSAHPIPSDILLIIEISNSTLKYDQDVKLPLYAEAGIADYWIFNLIKNCLECYSEPYQDSQGNFDYRRKLILLPNESVKLPSFPDLVLDLSKVFPG; translated from the coding sequence ATGACTGTAGTTACTGCTAAACGCTTCACTGTAGCGGAATATCACCGTCTAGCGGAACTCGGCTTCTTTAGAGAAGATGAGCGAGTCGAGTTAATCAAGGGTGAAATAATTCAAATGGCTGCAAAAGGTACACCGCACTCGGTTTGTGAAACACTTTTATTTAGGGAGTTAGTCCAGCTTTTGCTAAACCGCGCTATGGTACGAGGCCAACAACCTATTATTATCCCTGATTATAGTGAACCAGAACCAGATTTAGCCATTGTCCGTAATATCAATGATAACTACCTTTCAGCCCATCCCATCCCATCTGATATATTACTTATAATTGAAATTTCCAATTCTACTTTGAAATATGATCAAGATGTAAAATTACCTCTTTATGCAGAAGCCGGTATTGCTGATTATTGGATATTTAATTTAATCAAAAATTGCTTAGAGTGTTACAGTGAGCCTTATCAAGATTCACAAGGTAATTTTGATTATCGTCGTAAATTAATTTTACTGCCTAATGAATCTGTTAAATTGCCTTCTTTCCCTGATTTAGTTTTGGATTTATCTAAAGTGTTTCCTGGGTAA